In Deltaproteobacteria bacterium, the sequence GATGACTCTCTTGGCCGGTGTGCTGGGCGTGAGCAACATCATGCTCATTGCCGTAAAAGAACGAACCAAAGAAATAGGCCTTCGCCGGGCTGTAGGCGCACGCCCCTCCTCCATTGTCGCCATGATTGTCCAAGAAAATGTCGCACTCACCTCCATTGCGGGAGTCACTGGACTGATTGCCGCTGTCAGCGTGCTCTCAGCTGCGGGTGGATTCCTGGGCGAGTCATCGTCCATCATGCGCGCACCGTCCGTTGACCTCAATATTGCAGTTTGGGCAACAGTCATTCTTGTATTTCTAGGGCTTATCGCCGCCATCATGCCCGCACGAGCCGCTCTCAAAATTAACCCCATTGAAGCTTTAAGGATGGAGTAGATCCATGAATAACAAAGGTCTTCTATTTTTTGTCATCTTGTTGATTACCGGTTTTTTCGGTGTGGTAGGCAAACTCTATCTCGATTCCGTGGAAGCCCCAGTCGAAGTAGAGCTAACCAAACCCGAGATACGCGATATCGTTAAAAAGACAGTCGCCACCGGAAGCATTACTCCAAGGCGTGAGGTTGAAGTAAAGCCTCAAATCTCGGGCATTGTTGAAAAGGTGCACGTTGAGCCCGGGCAGGTCCTCAAAAAAGGTGATCTCATTGTTACGATCCGAGTGGTACCCGATGTGGTGCGGGTAAACGATGCCGAGGCCAAGCTTCGCGCCGCTTTGCTCAATGAAAAAAACGCGAAAAGCGAGTTTGAGCGTTTCAGTAAGCTGAAAGAAGTTATTTCCGAGAGCGAGTTCTCGGCTCAAAAGCTTTCTTATGAACTCCGCCAACAAGAGCTCAGAGCGGCCCAAAGCCATCTCCAACTCGTACGAGAAGGCGTTGCCTCCGGTTCGTCCGCGGCGTCCAATGAAGTTAGGGCCACTATTGACGGCATGGTGCTCAACGTTCCCGCCAAAGAAGGTGCATCCGTAGTTGAAAGCAATGCATTCAACGCTGGTACAACCATCGCCACCCTCGCCGACATGACCGATATGGTTTTCATTGGATGGCTCGACGAAGGTGATGTTGGCAAAGTAAAAGAAGGCATGACCCTGGATATCAAAGTTGGGGCATTGGGTGAGAATAACCTGAGCGGAAGCCTCGAGCACATCGCCCCAAAAGCCAGCAACAATGACGGAGCCATTCAGTTTGAAATCCGAGCCGCGGTGACAGTTCAAGATGCGGTCTTTCTCCGGGCTGGATACTCCGCCAACGCCAGTATTGTCTTAGACAGCCGCACCCAAGTTCTCACCCTCAACGAGCGGGTGCTGCAATTTGACGATGGAAAAGCCTTTGTTGAAGTCCCAACCGGGGCCGAAACCACGGAAAAACGCTATTTAGAGCTGGGCCTCTCCGATGGCATCCACATCGAAGTCAAAGACGGTCTCGCCGAAGGTGCTGAAGTCATCGTTCCTAAAGATGTCAGCTAAATAGAGACATCACTGAGCGCAAACCTAGCTCAGGTCTCTCTTCTGTGGCAGGTAAGCCACTCATCTAGCGCCCACGGAGAGATTCATGAATACCGTTGCCATCAGCTTCATTGTTTTCCTCTCCTGCTTTCTCGGAGTGGGTATCTATGCATCGACCCGTAAGCAGACCAACACCGAAGATTACTTGGTGGCCAGCCGAAGCGTGAGCCCATGGTTCATGGCCCTATCGGCCGTATCCACCAACAACAGCGGCTTTATGTTTGTTGGCCTGATTGGCTCAACGTTCACCGAAGGCTTCTCATCTGTCTGGCTGATGGCCGCCTGGGTCTTTGGCGACTACCTGGGCTGGCTCTCTGGCGTGCCCGAAAAGCTGCGTCGTCGCTCTGAAGAGCTTGGCGCTGTCACGATACCCTCATTCCTCGGTAAAGGCCTCACAGGTGGGCGCAGTGTCACCATCATTGGCGGCCTCATCACACTCATCTTCTTGGGCATCTACGCGGCAGCGCAGCTCACAGCTGGTAGCAAAGCACTCACTGCACTCTTTGGCTGGGACCACGCCGTCGGTGCCATTCTCGGAGCCCTCATCGTGATGGTCTATTCTTTGCCGGCGGTATCAGAGCCTCGATCTGGACCGATGCGGCTCAATCTGTGGTGATGATTTTTGCTATGGTGATGCTCTTTGGCGTAGCCCTGGCCGAATGCGGCGGCTGGAGCGGTATGGTCAGTAAACTTGAAGCCATTGATCCCAACCTCGTCGCTATCTTTCCCAACAACCTCGAATGGGGCCTTGGGCTCTTTCTACTTGGCTGGCTTGCCGCCGGCCTAGGTGTGGTGGGACAGCCTCACATCATGATTCGCGCCATGACCCTCGACAATCCAGACAACACCGACAAAGCTCGGAAGATATACATCGTATGGTATGTGCTCTTTGCGGCCTCTGCGGTGGGTGTTGGCCTTGCTGCTCGGGCTATTCTTCCAGGTGGAGAAGGCTTCGACACTGAACTTGCCATGCCCATTCTGGCTCAAGAGTTGCTGCCGAGTGTTCTTGTTGGCCTTGTGTTGGCTGGGCTCTTTGCAGCCACCATGTCTACCGCCGATTCCCAGCTTCTCTCCTGCTCAGCGGCTCTCACCCAAGACATCTTCCCGCAGTTTGCTCAAAACTACACCGTGGTAAAGATGGTCACCATTGGGATTACTTTGGGAATGCTCGGAGTAGCCCTAAGCGGCGGCAGCGTATTCGGGTTGGTCGTGCTAGCCTGGTCAAGCCTTGCATCAGGGCTCGGACCACTGCTGGTCGTTCGTGCTCTCGGTAAAGACGTCTCCGGTAAAGTCGGAGCAGCGATGATGCTCTCTGGTATCGCCGCCGTGCTCATTTGGCGCTACGGCCTGGGCTTTTCAGGAGCGATGTACGACGTGCTGCCTGGCATGGCCACGGGCTTCATAGTGTATGCATTGGGCAATAAATTGTTATCAACGCGTGAGCCTGCCTAATTTTTAAAGAGAGATGTAAAGGCTGAGAAATAAATTCCATGAATTCAGGTCCAATCACCGCAGACACCGCGACGTTATTTAAGGATCCCGAAACAGGATTGCTGCACTCCATTGATAAAGCATGGTTATGGACACTGCTCTTTGGGCCGTTTTACTTTGCAGTTAAACGAGCGTGGCTTCATGCTGTAATCTTTTTTGTATTCTCAATCTTCATTCCCGGGTTTCTCAATCTGGTTTACGCCTTCACTGCGCAGCGCTTTCTACGGGATCTCTACAACAAAAAAGGGTGGATTCCTCAGGATCCAAGCGTGTTGGAAACAACTAAGCTGATCTCCCCGCTCAATCTTTTGCTGGAAAAGAATCGTTTCGCAGGCAGCGGCGCCCCCAAACAAACACCCGCCGAGCCCCAATACCCTGCACCCACGTCTCAACCACAGAAACCTGAGCCAGTTGCCCCTGCTGCCCCAAGCTACACACCCACTCCGGTTTCAAGACCGGGTATCACTACAGAGGCTCAGAGAAATCTCCGCTTCAATATAGTCTTCGTGATTGGGGCCATCATCATCATCGCCATGACATCTCTAGACATCGAATTCAGCAGCCTCCTTGAGCAAGTCAAATCACTGCTTGAAAACAATTGAATCTATCCTCCTGAATCCCCTATCTAACCATGATGGACGATTTATCTTTAGCAACTCTCCTGGAACACATCATCGAGCGTCTCGCGGCAGCTCCGGCGAAATCTCAAGATCCATGGCGAACACCTGCCCTCGCCACCCTCGACACGCAAGGTTTGCCCACACTGCGAACCGTCGTCCTTCGGGGCTACCGTGAGCGTTGTCTGGAGTTTCATACAGATACGCGTTCTGCGAAGTGGGATGAGCTGAGTAAGGTCCACCAGTCCGCTTGGTGTTTCTGGGATCCGGAGACCAAAGAGCAACTGCGCATTCAAGGGGCGTGTACCCTCCACCATCGAGACGCCGCCTCTCAAGAAGCTTGGAAACGTCTCCCCGCTCATACTCAGGCAAGTTACGGTGTAGACTCAGCGCCCAAAACATCGATTCAAGA encodes:
- a CDS encoding efflux RND transporter periplasmic adaptor subunit, whose amino-acid sequence is MNNKGLLFFVILLITGFFGVVGKLYLDSVEAPVEVELTKPEIRDIVKKTVATGSITPRREVEVKPQISGIVEKVHVEPGQVLKKGDLIVTIRVVPDVVRVNDAEAKLRAALLNEKNAKSEFERFSKLKEVISESEFSAQKLSYELRQQELRAAQSHLQLVREGVASGSSAASNEVRATIDGMVLNVPAKEGASVVESNAFNAGTTIATLADMTDMVFIGWLDEGDVGKVKEGMTLDIKVGALGENNLSGSLEHIAPKASNNDGAIQFEIRAAVTVQDAVFLRAGYSANASIVLDSRTQVLTLNERVLQFDDGKAFVEVPTGAETTEKRYLELGLSDGIHIEVKDGLAEGAEVIVPKDVS